From one Nonomuraea polychroma genomic stretch:
- a CDS encoding Rieske (2Fe-2S) protein: protein MTETTRRTMMLGAGGAGLAAVLTGCASYGSPTTEATAEPPAEEPAEEASSAAPKKKSASKGKALAATSDIPEGGGKVFKGQKIVVTQPTAGEFKAFTAVCTHAGCTVDDVSDNTINCPCHGSKFSIEDGSVADGPAGGPLAEKKITVDGDQIRLA from the coding sequence ATGACGGAAACGACGCGCCGGACAATGATGCTCGGCGCCGGTGGCGCGGGGCTGGCGGCGGTTCTGACGGGGTGCGCGAGCTACGGTTCGCCGACGACGGAAGCGACCGCGGAGCCTCCGGCCGAAGAGCCGGCCGAGGAGGCGTCGTCCGCGGCACCCAAGAAGAAATCGGCATCGAAGGGCAAGGCTCTGGCCGCCACCAGCGACATCCCGGAGGGCGGCGGGAAGGTCTTCAAGGGGCAGAAGATCGTGGTCACGCAGCCGACCGCGGGCGAGTTCAAGGCGTTCACGGCGGTGTGCACCCACGCGGGCTGCACCGTGGACGACGTGTCCGACAACACGATCAACTGCCCCTGCCACGGCAGCAAGTTCAGCATTGAGGACGGCTCCGTCGCCGACGGGCCCGCGGGCGGACCGCTCGCGGAGAAGAAGATCACGGTGGACGGAGACCAGATCAGGCTGGCGTAG
- a CDS encoding Rieske (2Fe-2S) protein — MRVSERGAAVPGNCLGRREMLGAAGVAACGLALAGCDSDTKAQESIKGKVIAKAADVPVGGGKLIQDLKVVVTQPTQGVYKAYSAICPHKGCEVGTPRDNVIKCACHGSEFAADSGNATKGPATAPLVAFPVKVEGDGIVVV; from the coding sequence ATGAGGGTTTCGGAGCGGGGCGCAGCCGTGCCTGGAAACTGCCTCGGGCGGCGCGAGATGCTGGGGGCGGCCGGTGTCGCAGCGTGCGGGCTTGCGCTCGCCGGATGCGACTCGGACACCAAGGCCCAGGAGAGCATCAAGGGCAAGGTCATCGCCAAGGCGGCCGACGTGCCGGTGGGCGGCGGCAAGCTGATCCAGGACCTGAAGGTCGTGGTGACGCAGCCGACGCAGGGCGTCTACAAGGCATACAGCGCGATCTGCCCCCACAAGGGCTGCGAAGTGGGCACCCCCAGGGACAACGTCATCAAGTGCGCCTGCCACGGCAGCGAGTTCGCCGCCGACAGCGGCAACGCGACCAAGGGCCCCGCCACCGCTCCGCTGGTCGCGTTCCCGGTCAAAGTCGAGGGCGACGGCATCGTGGTCGTCTGA